One region of Peribacillus simplex genomic DNA includes:
- a CDS encoding MOSC domain-containing protein — translation MENGKIKSLHAGRPKQENFSNIDIFSAMDKQARDNVIVTRSGIIGDGVGNVKFHGGPDRALCFYPFEHYSLWNEKFSKKLDIPAFGENLTIAGMTEVSTYIGDIYQIGEVIVQINQGRIPCSTISHFNQEPKFLELVLKTSFTGYFAKVLQEGTINKQNEIVLIDRLQEKISVHYAAEVILHKRDGLEGANALLKLDSLAEDWKQRILKRVQAAKD, via the coding sequence ATGGAAAATGGAAAAATCAAATCGCTTCATGCCGGAAGGCCCAAACAGGAAAATTTTTCAAATATCGATATCTTTTCAGCCATGGATAAACAAGCACGGGATAATGTGATAGTAACTAGATCTGGCATAATTGGTGATGGGGTAGGTAATGTAAAGTTCCATGGAGGTCCTGATCGGGCTTTGTGCTTTTACCCCTTTGAGCATTATTCATTATGGAATGAAAAATTCTCTAAAAAGCTGGATATCCCTGCATTCGGTGAAAATTTAACCATAGCGGGGATGACGGAGGTATCAACATATATCGGCGATATTTATCAAATAGGCGAAGTGATTGTTCAAATTAACCAGGGGAGGATTCCTTGTTCGACCATTTCCCACTTCAATCAAGAACCTAAGTTTTTGGAACTCGTGCTAAAAACGAGTTTCACTGGTTATTTTGCAAAAGTACTTCAAGAAGGAACGATAAATAAACAAAACGAAATCGTGCTAATAGATCGTTTGCAAGAAAAAATTTCAGTTCATTATGCAGCAGAGGTGATCCTTCATAAACGAGATGGGCTGGAAGGCGCAAACGCTTTACTTAAACTGGATTCGTTAGCGGAAGACTGGAAACAAAGGATATTAAAGAGAGTTCAAGCTGCAAAAGATTGA
- a CDS encoding Ku protein yields the protein MHTMWKGSISFGLVNIPIKLHAATEDKDISLRTLHKECHSPIKYEKVCPVCQKEVGKDDIVRAFEYTKGKFVVLEDNELEQLKKQNEEKAVEIVDFVKIEEIDPIYFNRSYYMSPNDGGIKAYSLLRQALKESDKVGLAKIIIRSKEQMAVIRVVDNTLVMETIHYPDEVRSTADVPNIPANDTIVKKEIDTAVLLIDQLTTTFDPAKYTDDYRTALLELIESKKTGQTTITAKTKEPVSNNVTDLMEALQASIDRTKHDEPEKKKTARKKAAPKKKKQA from the coding sequence ATGCATACGATGTGGAAGGGGAGCATATCATTCGGTTTGGTGAACATTCCGATTAAACTTCATGCTGCAACGGAGGATAAGGATATTTCTTTAAGGACGTTGCATAAGGAATGTCATTCACCGATTAAATACGAAAAAGTTTGTCCGGTATGCCAGAAAGAAGTGGGTAAGGATGATATAGTCCGCGCTTTTGAGTATACAAAGGGAAAATTTGTTGTCTTGGAAGACAATGAACTAGAGCAACTGAAAAAACAAAACGAAGAAAAAGCCGTGGAAATTGTGGATTTCGTTAAAATAGAAGAAATAGATCCCATATATTTTAACCGGAGTTATTACATGTCGCCTAATGATGGAGGGATAAAGGCTTATTCCCTTCTGAGGCAGGCCCTCAAGGAATCGGATAAGGTAGGGTTAGCGAAAATAATCATTCGCTCAAAAGAACAAATGGCGGTAATTCGAGTCGTTGATAATACCTTGGTGATGGAAACGATCCATTATCCGGATGAAGTTCGCTCAACAGCGGATGTACCGAATATCCCTGCTAATGATACCATTGTAAAAAAGGAAATAGATACTGCCGTGTTATTGATAGATCAATTAACGACTACTTTCGATCCGGCAAAATACACCGATGACTATCGAACCGCATTACTTGAATTGATTGAATCGAAGAAAACGGGACAAACGACGATTACAGCCAAAACAAAAGAGCCAGTTTCCAACAATGTAACAGATTTAATGGAGGCTTTACAGGCATCCATTGACCGAACGAAACATGATGAACCGGAAAAGAAAAAGACGGCCCGAAAGAAAGCGGCACCGAAAAAAAAGAAACAAGCATAA